One Methanohalophilus mahii DSM 5219 genomic window carries:
- a CDS encoding 50S ribosomal protein L31e: MADDIVKEQVYTIPLRDAKLAPKWKRTTRAMTLVKKYLVRHMRASPGQVKIDSSINELVWNRGAEKPPSSIRVRAAMFEDGEVQAELA, translated from the coding sequence ATGGCAGATGATATAGTAAAAGAACAGGTTTATACCATCCCGCTCAGGGATGCAAAACTGGCCCCTAAATGGAAACGTACAACTCGTGCGATGACCCTGGTAAAGAAATATCTGGTCAGGCACATGAGAGCGTCTCCAGGTCAGGTCAAAATTGATAGCAGTATCAATGAATTGGTCTGGAATCGTGGAGCAGAGAAACCACCTTCCTCAATCCGGGTACGGGCAGCAATGTTCGAAGACGGTGAGGTTCAGGCAGAATTGGCATAA
- a CDS encoding thioredoxin family protein codes for MPKVILLYASWCHNCPKAEKIWRDLKEEHEFEYEEVDVESEEGQKIAQEYSVMAVPTTVIDGEVAFIGIPSKDEALESIK; via the coding sequence ATGCCAAAAGTAATTCTTTTATATGCAAGCTGGTGTCACAATTGTCCCAAGGCTGAAAAGATATGGAGAGACCTCAAAGAGGAACATGAGTTTGAATATGAAGAGGTCGATGTGGAATCTGAAGAGGGGCAAAAGATAGCTCAGGAATATTCTGTGATGGCTGTGCCAACGACTGTGATCGATGGAGAGGTGGCTTTTATAGGCATACCTTCAAAGGATGAAGCTCTTGAAAGCATTAAGTAA
- a CDS encoding DUF2111 domain-containing protein, with protein MICLKICKDSTAEDLEPIASAVHSLLGIPTTIRSVNGKGIRMEKGEVVDWDYTGPILEKVLEEKTTIRTVPKEGVYKGKAVAVTPIKTPDGEIVGALGVVDLVAALDILSVFREYPGIIDEVEEARKRHT; from the coding sequence ATGATATGCTTGAAAATATGTAAAGACTCTACTGCAGAGGACCTGGAGCCAATTGCATCTGCGGTTCACTCTCTTCTGGGCATTCCGACTACCATTCGCAGTGTCAATGGTAAAGGTATCCGAATGGAAAAAGGGGAAGTTGTAGATTGGGATTACACAGGTCCTATACTTGAAAAAGTCCTGGAGGAAAAGACCACCATTCGCACAGTCCCAAAAGAAGGCGTATATAAAGGAAAGGCGGTTGCAGTAACTCCAATAAAGACCCCTGATGGAGAAATTGTCGGTGCACTAGGGGTTGTGGACCTTGTGGCAGCTCTGGATATCCTTTCTGTTTTCAGGGAATACCCTGGTATAATAGATGAAGTGGAAGAAGCCAGAAAAAGGCACACTTAA
- a CDS encoding alpha hydrolase, with the protein MKARVMFSGGKDSALSAILLDPYFDVELVTCTFSLVDVGKIARKVADELGFDHSVVELERSVLDEALEMAVEDNFPKNAINHIHSHALEKIAAFGSVDMIVDGIRRDDRVPRMDMSRLRSIEDRYGVHCVSPLQGFGRAAVDLMVCEHLEVEEGLSDRISKADYETELRYLIRQEYNDEKVLSIFPAHVQSRVLRKIKEKTTN; encoded by the coding sequence ATGAAAGCAAGGGTTATGTTTAGTGGCGGGAAGGATAGTGCCCTATCCGCCATTTTACTGGATCCATATTTTGATGTTGAACTTGTAACGTGCACTTTTTCCCTCGTTGATGTAGGAAAAATTGCACGTAAAGTGGCTGATGAATTGGGTTTTGATCATTCGGTTGTAGAACTTGAGCGTTCAGTCTTGGATGAAGCCCTTGAGATGGCAGTTGAAGACAATTTCCCAAAAAATGCGATTAATCACATTCACTCACATGCTCTTGAAAAAATAGCGGCATTTGGTAGTGTTGATATGATCGTTGACGGGATAAGACGTGATGACCGGGTGCCCAGGATGGATATGTCCAGACTACGCAGCATTGAGGATCGGTATGGGGTGCATTGTGTATCCCCTCTGCAAGGGTTTGGCCGTGCTGCGGTTGATCTAATGGTTTGTGAGCATCTTGAAGTTGAAGAAGGATTGAGTGACAGAATTTCCAAGGCGGATTATGAAACCGAATTAAGGTATCTGATTCGACAGGAATACAATGATGAAAAGGTCCTTTCCATATTTCCCGCACACGTTCAATCGAGAGTGTTGAGGAAAATTAAGGAGAAGACTACCAATTAA
- a CDS encoding indole-3-glycerol-phosphate synthase: protein MHPKIEQIVQKSKERADALSENKTHTICNDRRDIFESIGLACKKGHIPIIAEVKPASPTGKFADVNPEIASQIACDMENAGAVALSVLTEPCYFEGSIENLESARKNTSIPVLRKDFIVDKSQMHEASSDLILLIAGVLGKKLPEFIEIARRRNIEPLVEVHDEKELEYVLECDTNLIGINNRSFETLEIDLETAEKLIPLVKEHDRKYNQKHLIIGESGVKGTDDATRMIRAGADALLVGTYLMEGNLKEKMKHLIEANKNQEIV, encoded by the coding sequence ATGCATCCGAAGATCGAACAAATAGTCCAAAAATCAAAAGAAAGGGCAGACGCACTTTCTGAAAATAAAACACACACTATATGTAATGATAGAAGGGATATTTTCGAATCTATCGGGCTTGCCTGTAAAAAAGGACACATACCCATAATTGCCGAAGTAAAGCCTGCTTCACCAACAGGCAAATTTGCTGATGTAAACCCGGAAATAGCCTCACAAATTGCCTGTGATATGGAAAATGCTGGAGCTGTAGCCTTATCAGTCCTTACGGAACCCTGTTACTTTGAGGGAAGTATAGAAAACCTTGAAAGTGCAAGGAAAAATACTTCCATTCCAGTTTTACGCAAAGATTTTATTGTGGACAAAAGTCAGATGCATGAAGCAAGCAGTGATCTCATATTGTTGATTGCAGGGGTACTGGGCAAAAAGCTACCGGAATTCATAGAAATAGCTCGAAGAAGGAACATAGAGCCTCTGGTAGAGGTACACGATGAAAAAGAGCTTGAATATGTACTTGAATGTGATACAAATCTTATAGGGATAAATAACCGCAGTTTTGAAACCCTTGAAATCGATCTGGAAACCGCTGAAAAGCTCATTCCCCTTGTGAAAGAACATGACCGTAAATACAACCAGAAACACCTGATAATAGGGGAAAGTGGAGTCAAGGGCACAGATGATGCGACAAGGATGATCAGGGCAGGTGCTGACGCGTTGCTTGTTGGGACCTACCTGATGGAAGGCAATCTTAAAGAAAAAATGAAACATCTTATTGAAGCGAATAAGAATCAGGAGATAGTATGA
- the trpB gene encoding tryptophan synthase subunit beta: MNHYYGDYGGQYVPEILMPPLQELEEAYEQYKADPEFTSQLNDYLENYAGRSTPLYYAKNMSAKYGIKIYLKREDLVHGGAHKLNNTLGQALLAKFMGKKRLIAETGAGQHGTATAMVGAKLGFETMVYMGSKDVKRQLPNVYRMKLMGTEVVSVETGSKTMKDAINEALRDWVTNVGDTHYLIGSVVGPYPFPKIVRDFQSVIGREVKEQVMKVEGRYPDSIVACAGGGSNAMGIFYPFLDGEVNLFAVEAGGEKLREDDKIAYHSASLATGEEGILHGARTKVLQNRDGQILESTSVAAGLDYAGVGPELARLAETGRVKPCYITDMEALEAFHELSRLEGIIPALESSHAIAYVTKMADSGILGDTVVINLSGRGDKDLQTIMNMEE; encoded by the coding sequence ATGAACCATTATTATGGAGACTACGGTGGACAATACGTACCGGAAATATTGATGCCGCCACTTCAAGAACTTGAAGAAGCGTATGAACAATATAAGGCAGATCCGGAGTTTACCTCCCAGCTTAATGACTACCTTGAAAATTATGCAGGAAGAAGTACTCCCCTATATTATGCAAAGAACATGAGTGCCAAATACGGCATAAAAATCTACCTCAAACGGGAAGACCTCGTACATGGAGGAGCACACAAACTCAACAATACCCTGGGACAGGCCCTTCTTGCAAAATTCATGGGCAAAAAAAGGTTAATCGCAGAAACAGGAGCCGGTCAACACGGTACTGCAACTGCCATGGTGGGAGCAAAACTGGGATTTGAAACCATGGTATACATGGGATCAAAAGATGTAAAGAGACAGCTCCCAAATGTCTACCGTATGAAACTGATGGGTACTGAGGTAGTATCAGTTGAAACCGGTTCAAAGACAATGAAAGATGCAATAAATGAAGCATTGAGGGACTGGGTCACAAATGTCGGAGATACACACTACCTCATTGGTTCGGTAGTCGGCCCATATCCATTCCCTAAGATTGTGAGGGATTTCCAGAGCGTTATCGGCAGGGAAGTAAAGGAGCAGGTCATGAAAGTGGAAGGAAGGTACCCGGATTCTATCGTGGCCTGTGCAGGCGGCGGAAGTAATGCAATGGGTATTTTCTACCCTTTCCTGGATGGTGAAGTAAATCTCTTTGCAGTAGAAGCAGGGGGCGAAAAACTCAGGGAAGACGATAAAATCGCCTACCATTCTGCATCCCTGGCAACAGGTGAGGAAGGCATCCTGCATGGAGCCAGAACAAAGGTCCTGCAGAACAGGGACGGACAGATACTGGAATCCACATCCGTAGCAGCTGGTCTGGATTATGCAGGAGTGGGGCCCGAACTAGCCCGACTCGCAGAAACAGGCCGGGTGAAACCCTGTTACATAACTGATATGGAAGCCCTCGAGGCATTCCATGAGCTTAGCCGGCTAGAAGGAATAATCCCTGCACTGGAATCTTCACATGCCATTGCATATGTCACCAAAATGGCAGATAGCGGCATACTGGGTGATACAGTAGTTATCAATCTCTCCGGCAGGGGCGATAAGGATCTCCAGACTATTATGAATATGGAGGAGTGA
- a CDS encoding serine/threonine-protein kinase RIO2, with translation MIADVLRLFPDITSRDFRILTGIEVGMQDHEWVPFDELVKYTRIDQQNLAYLLGELIEKELVVATTQPYEGYRLYFNGYDALAINALVKRGSICALGDEIGVGKESVVHEGMKEPELPIGDPETVIVKFHREGRTSFKDVKRLRGHLVNREHFSWIYAARLAAGREYEVISRLYPDISIPKPIDSNRHAIVMEPAKGELLFKVRLQDPEIFFDMIIEQIEKIYCHNVIHADLSAYNVFVNPEGVQIIDWPQYVTLSHPHAEEFLRRDISNIAAHFKKKYNLKRDVDALYEQIISSTDNIKD, from the coding sequence ATGATTGCCGATGTACTCAGGTTATTTCCTGATATAACCTCCAGGGACTTTCGTATTCTTACAGGTATTGAAGTAGGCATGCAAGATCATGAATGGGTGCCTTTTGATGAACTTGTGAAATATACACGTATCGACCAGCAGAACCTGGCCTATCTGTTAGGTGAATTGATCGAAAAAGAGCTTGTTGTGGCCACAACACAGCCTTATGAAGGTTACAGGCTGTATTTCAATGGTTATGATGCTCTGGCTATCAATGCACTGGTAAAACGGGGTAGTATCTGTGCACTTGGGGATGAAATCGGTGTGGGTAAGGAATCGGTTGTTCATGAGGGTATGAAAGAACCTGAATTGCCCATCGGTGATCCGGAAACAGTGATAGTCAAATTCCACAGGGAAGGGCGCACCAGTTTCAAGGATGTTAAAAGGTTGCGTGGACACCTGGTTAATAGGGAACACTTTTCCTGGATATATGCCGCCCGACTTGCAGCAGGACGTGAGTACGAAGTAATTTCCCGTCTGTATCCTGATATAAGCATTCCCAAACCCATAGACAGTAACAGGCATGCCATAGTAATGGAACCTGCAAAAGGAGAACTTTTGTTCAAGGTCAGGCTTCAAGATCCCGAAATATTTTTTGATATGATAATAGAGCAGATCGAAAAAATCTATTGCCATAATGTAATTCATGCCGACCTTAGTGCGTACAATGTTTTTGTCAATCCCGAAGGTGTGCAGATTATCGATTGGCCTCAGTATGTAACCCTCTCTCATCCTCATGCAGAGGAGTTCCTCAGGCGTGACATTTCGAACATAGCTGCTCATTTCAAGAAAAAATATAACCTAAAAAGGGATGTTGACGCATTATATGAGCAGATAATATCCAGTACCGACAATATTAAAGATTAA
- the trpA gene encoding tryptophan synthase subunit alpha — protein sequence MRISQKFEELKDKNEKALIAYVCAGDPDTATTPSIVNALVEAGADIIELGLPFSDPVADGPTIQAATCRAIEAGMNTERYFEMIKGLEVNVPLVCMTYYNLIYRHGSENFVKRCAEAGISGLIIPDLPLHEADELIEICKEEGIDNIFLVAPNTSDQRLDAISSKSSGFIYVVSKLGVTGEGKNISSNVAGLLDKINSTLPKAVGFGISNRKHVEEMVAAGADAVIVGSALVNIIASKDDVIPRLKEITKDLKEGCR from the coding sequence ATGCGCATCAGTCAAAAATTTGAAGAACTTAAGGACAAAAATGAAAAAGCACTGATTGCCTATGTCTGTGCGGGAGACCCCGATACGGCCACCACACCTTCTATTGTAAATGCCCTTGTTGAAGCCGGCGCGGATATAATAGAGCTGGGGCTGCCTTTCTCCGATCCTGTGGCAGACGGGCCAACCATACAGGCCGCAACCTGTCGTGCCATTGAGGCCGGTATGAACACAGAGCGCTATTTTGAGATGATAAAAGGCCTGGAAGTAAATGTTCCCCTCGTCTGTATGACCTATTACAATCTCATATATCGCCATGGTAGCGAAAATTTCGTAAAGAGGTGTGCAGAAGCAGGAATTTCGGGATTGATAATACCCGATCTGCCATTGCATGAAGCAGATGAACTGATAGAAATCTGTAAAGAGGAGGGAATTGATAATATATTCCTTGTCGCACCAAATACCAGTGATCAAAGACTGGATGCAATTAGCAGCAAAAGTTCGGGTTTTATCTATGTAGTATCCAAACTAGGGGTTACCGGAGAAGGAAAAAACATCTCGTCCAATGTAGCAGGCCTTCTGGATAAAATCAATTCAACCCTACCAAAAGCTGTAGGTTTTGGAATATCAAACAGAAAACATGTAGAAGAAATGGTCGCTGCAGGAGCTGATGCAGTGATCGTGGGTTCTGCCCTTGTAAATATAATAGCCAGCAAAGATGATGTAATTCCCCGGTTAAAAGAAATAACAAAGGACTTAAAAGAAGGATGCAGATAA
- the trxB gene encoding thioredoxin-disulfide reductase codes for MYDLIILGAGPAGVTAAIYAVRYGLDTLLVDKDSMSGLISTAKTVENYTGFPSIGGMELMEKFLDHAEKAGVTSKVMEIKSVTEEGDDFIVSSSEEELKSKSLIVATGSSPRELDVPGEKDFLGRGISYCATCDGPFFSGKEVAVIGGGESAVTDAIFISDIASKVYVVHRRDKLRASQILQDRAFDRPNIEFVWDSVVDAIEGKDVVESLQIHNVITEETKKIPVNGAFIYIGLNPNTDFVNVKKNDKGFIITDESMATSARGIFAAGDCRQSPLYQVITAASDGAIAAYSAFKYIEGI; via the coding sequence ATGTATGATTTAATAATTCTGGGTGCGGGACCTGCAGGAGTTACTGCTGCAATCTATGCAGTCAGATACGGACTGGATACTCTGCTTGTTGATAAGGACAGCATGAGTGGCCTGATAAGTACTGCAAAAACGGTCGAGAACTACACAGGTTTTCCCTCGATTGGTGGAATGGAACTGATGGAAAAATTCCTGGACCATGCAGAAAAAGCCGGGGTCACCTCTAAGGTCATGGAAATCAAATCCGTGACTGAAGAAGGTGATGACTTTATTGTTTCTTCCAGCGAGGAAGAACTGAAAAGTAAATCACTTATTGTTGCAACGGGTTCTTCTCCCAGGGAACTGGATGTACCGGGTGAAAAGGATTTTCTGGGCAGGGGTATTTCTTATTGTGCTACCTGTGACGGTCCATTTTTTTCCGGTAAAGAAGTAGCAGTTATCGGTGGCGGGGAATCGGCTGTTACAGATGCTATATTCATTTCCGATATTGCTTCAAAGGTGTACGTAGTTCATCGCCGCGATAAATTGAGAGCATCCCAGATACTTCAGGACAGGGCATTTGACCGTCCAAATATTGAATTTGTATGGGATAGTGTTGTGGATGCAATAGAAGGAAAAGATGTTGTTGAATCCCTGCAGATACATAATGTAATTACTGAAGAGACAAAGAAAATCCCTGTAAACGGTGCTTTTATTTATATAGGCTTAAATCCCAATACCGATTTTGTTAACGTTAAAAAGAACGATAAGGGGTTCATAATCACTGATGAATCGATGGCAACATCTGCCAGGGGCATATTTGCCGCCGGGGATTGCAGACAATCTCCTCTATATCAGGTAATCACCGCAGCTTCGGATGGAGCCATTGCGGCTTATTCTGCCTTTAAGTACATCGAAGGCATCTAA
- the ftsY gene encoding signal recognition particle-docking protein FtsY, with translation MFNKLKNKLSGFKQNFSSKIEDKATPVEESSSTEPEVAEGISFQEKEAVNGTKGENKTGFAHKAKALVFEREFILDEADVEDILWELEMSLLESDIAISVSEKIVTDVKQELVGSRKKIGSNTGKIVEDALKKSIHDVMSANVFDFDEFIDSLEKPVNIVFVGINGTGKTTSIAKIAHRLKAMNKSVVIAAGDTFRAGAIDQIAVHAERIGVKLIKHQEGGDPAAVVYDAVQYAKAHDSDVVLSDTAGRMHTNVNLMAQLQKICRVSPPDLVLFVDEAVAGNDAVERAEQFNEAVPVDGSILTKTDADSKGGAAISIAYITGKPIVFLGLGQEYEDLKKFDPRWFVDQIFS, from the coding sequence TTGTTTAATAAGCTTAAAAACAAACTTTCAGGATTTAAGCAAAATTTCAGTTCCAAAATTGAAGATAAAGCCACTCCTGTGGAAGAATCATCCTCTACTGAACCTGAAGTTGCAGAAGGTATTAGTTTTCAGGAAAAAGAGGCAGTAAATGGAACTAAGGGTGAAAACAAAACAGGGTTTGCACATAAAGCCAAAGCTTTGGTTTTTGAACGTGAGTTTATTCTTGATGAAGCGGACGTCGAAGATATCCTATGGGAGTTGGAGATGTCTCTTCTGGAAAGTGATATTGCAATTTCGGTTTCTGAAAAGATTGTTACTGATGTAAAACAAGAACTTGTAGGCAGCCGTAAGAAGATAGGTAGTAACACAGGCAAGATCGTAGAAGATGCATTGAAAAAGTCGATCCATGATGTCATGTCTGCTAATGTATTCGATTTTGATGAATTCATTGATAGTCTTGAGAAACCTGTAAACATTGTTTTTGTTGGTATTAACGGAACAGGTAAAACGACTTCGATTGCCAAGATTGCTCATCGCCTTAAAGCCATGAATAAGTCTGTTGTAATTGCGGCAGGGGATACTTTCCGTGCAGGTGCAATTGACCAGATCGCGGTACATGCTGAGCGCATCGGTGTAAAACTGATTAAACATCAGGAAGGAGGCGACCCTGCAGCTGTTGTTTATGATGCCGTACAGTATGCAAAAGCCCATGATAGTGATGTGGTTTTGTCTGATACTGCCGGCAGGATGCATACCAATGTCAATTTGATGGCACAGCTCCAGAAGATATGCCGTGTAAGCCCCCCGGATCTTGTGCTTTTTGTAGACGAGGCGGTTGCAGGCAATGATGCTGTCGAAAGGGCTGAACAGTTCAACGAAGCAGTACCAGTTGACGGTTCCATTCTTACTAAAACAGATGCCGATTCAAAAGGCGGGGCTGCAATTTCCATTGCATATATAACAGGTAAACCCATTGTTTTCCTCGGATTGGGTCAGGAATACGAGGACCTTAAAAAATTCGATCCTCGCTGGTTTGTTGACCAGATTTTCAGTTAA
- the rpl18a gene encoding 50S ribosomal protein L18Ae, which translates to MSDFVVKGTFKAGHIWEKFTKNVESQNEKNAVEKVYSLFGSKNGIKRYLIKIDSVEEA; encoded by the coding sequence ATGAGCGACTTTGTTGTAAAAGGCACATTCAAAGCGGGTCATATCTGGGAAAAATTCACAAAAAATGTGGAAAGCCAGAATGAGAAGAACGCAGTTGAGAAAGTTTATTCCCTTTTTGGAAGCAAGAACGGTATCAAACGCTATTTGATTAAGATAGACAGTGTTGAAGAGGCATGA
- a CDS encoding 30S ribosomal protein S19e, whose protein sequence is MTTAYDVPANDIIKKTAEKLKENEKIQPPEWAAYVKTGAHRELPPVEDDWWYTRCAAVLRRIYTDGPVGVQRLRSIYGGKKAKRVTPAKKAKGSGAVARTIAQQLEDAGFVKKQKAGRVASPAGKSLLDNTANEIKKELVSEIPGMQKY, encoded by the coding sequence ATGACTACAGCATATGATGTCCCTGCTAATGATATTATCAAAAAGACAGCAGAGAAACTTAAAGAAAATGAGAAGATCCAACCTCCGGAATGGGCAGCCTATGTGAAGACCGGTGCACACAGAGAACTTCCTCCAGTGGAAGACGACTGGTGGTATACTCGCTGTGCTGCGGTCCTCAGAAGGATATATACTGACGGCCCGGTAGGTGTACAGAGGCTTCGTTCCATATACGGAGGAAAGAAAGCAAAGCGTGTAACCCCTGCTAAGAAAGCAAAGGGTAGCGGTGCAGTTGCCCGTACAATAGCCCAGCAGCTTGAAGATGCCGGTTTCGTAAAGAAACAGAAGGCAGGCAGAGTAGCATCTCCAGCAGGAAAGTCTTTGCTTGACAATACAGCTAATGAAATCAAGAAAGAACTGGTTTCTGAAATTCCCGGGATGCAAAAGTACTAA
- a CDS encoding translation initiation factor IF-6 has translation MIRTLNIYENPVIGVFATCTEDFALVPPGTNDKTSGMLEDILDVEVVSTLVNGSVVVGSLTKGNSSGILVPKGSAPLPKKIDLPVAEVPGNLSAIGNIVLANDSAALVHPDISDKAIEIIEKTLSVDVKRGTIAGIKTVGMAGVATNHGLLVHPMIKQEEVSILEDIFGLNVEIGTVNYGSQVVGSGVLANSSGYVAGSETTGHELGRIEDALMFD, from the coding sequence ATGATCCGAACCCTAAACATATATGAAAATCCCGTAATAGGGGTATTTGCAACCTGTACAGAGGATTTTGCCCTCGTGCCTCCGGGTACGAACGATAAGACATCTGGTATGCTGGAAGATATACTTGATGTGGAAGTAGTTTCCACTCTTGTAAATGGGAGCGTAGTCGTTGGTTCCCTTACAAAAGGGAATTCATCTGGAATCCTTGTGCCCAAAGGCTCAGCCCCTCTTCCTAAAAAAATAGACCTTCCAGTAGCAGAGGTTCCAGGTAACCTATCGGCAATAGGCAACATAGTGCTTGCCAATGATTCGGCAGCTCTTGTCCATCCGGATATCTCTGACAAAGCGATTGAAATAATCGAAAAGACTCTTTCAGTTGATGTCAAACGTGGCACGATAGCCGGTATCAAAACTGTGGGAATGGCGGGTGTGGCTACCAATCACGGATTGCTTGTACATCCAATGATAAAACAGGAAGAAGTTTCCATTCTTGAGGATATTTTTGGACTTAATGTGGAAATAGGTACTGTTAATTATGGATCCCAGGTAGTAGGTTCCGGTGTACTTGCCAACTCTTCTGGATATGTTGCAGGTTCGGAAACCACAGGTCATGAACTTGGAAGAATTGAAGATGCATTGATGTTTGATTGA
- the pfdA gene encoding prefoldin subunit alpha: protein MAEEGQQNIQNLALQHRDLQKRAQTIQQQTNMLQMSIEDCGKAITTLEDLQSFSKNPDTLVPIGAGSFVNANIANDNKVVVEVGAGISVEKDVDGAIVTLNKRKEDLQKVLEQMNQNLEQINQRIQSIESIAKQQQQQQHPQQ from the coding sequence ATGGCAGAAGAAGGTCAGCAGAATATCCAGAACCTGGCCCTTCAGCACAGGGACCTCCAGAAACGAGCCCAGACCATACAGCAGCAGACAAACATGTTGCAGATGTCCATTGAGGACTGTGGAAAGGCAATAACAACCCTTGAGGATCTCCAATCATTTTCCAAAAATCCCGATACACTTGTTCCTATAGGTGCAGGTTCTTTTGTAAATGCAAATATAGCCAATGACAACAAAGTTGTTGTTGAGGTCGGTGCCGGGATTAGTGTCGAAAAGGATGTTGATGGAGCCATAGTCACTCTTAATAAGCGCAAAGAAGATTTGCAGAAGGTATTGGAACAGATGAACCAGAACCTCGAACAGATCAATCAGCGCATCCAGTCCATTGAGTCTATAGCAAAACAACAACAACAGCAACAACATCCACAGCAATAA
- a CDS encoding 50S ribosomal protein L39e, giving the protein MSHNTKGQKMRLAKAHVQNQRVPTWAIIKSNRKVVSHPKRRHWRRNSLKVK; this is encoded by the coding sequence GTGAGCCATAACACGAAAGGACAGAAAATGAGATTGGCAAAAGCCCACGTACAGAACCAGAGGGTTCCTACATGGGCGATTATCAAGTCAAACAGAAAGGTTGTCAGTCATCCCAAGAGAAGGCACTGGAGAAGGAACAGCCTTAAAGTGAAATGA
- a CDS encoding DNA-binding protein, whose product MADDLEAIRRKRLEEMQRQQASQQENNPQAAYQQEQAQAEREAKIHAVLRQVTTPEARERLTRLKMSRKELAEQVESQIVGLAQNGRLQSTIDDEKMKALLTRMQPKKHDPKITRL is encoded by the coding sequence ATGGCAGATGATCTCGAAGCAATCCGCAGGAAAAGGCTTGAAGAAATGCAGAGGCAGCAAGCCTCCCAGCAAGAAAACAATCCACAGGCTGCATACCAGCAGGAACAAGCACAGGCAGAAAGGGAAGCAAAGATTCATGCTGTCCTTCGCCAGGTCACGACACCCGAAGCAAGGGAACGCCTTACAAGGTTGAAAATGTCTCGCAAAGAACTGGCAGAACAGGTCGAATCCCAGATTGTGGGACTAGCTCAGAATGGTCGGTTGCAATCCACCATCGACGATGAGAAAATGAAAGCCCTGCTTACCCGGATGCAACCCAAAAAACATGATCCCAAGATCACAAGACTGTAA